A stretch of Deinobacterium chartae DNA encodes these proteins:
- a CDS encoding sensor histidine kinase: MNPTDPAEPTVLVVDDNAAARYVTVHALTRAGYRVLEAERGQAALELATQDPALIVLDVNLPDLDGFEVCRRLKTSTRTRHIPVLQVSATYPNPSSMVRGLEEGADGYLTYPVDSAVLVATVRALLRARQAEERTTAILESIGDAFFALDAELRLEYLNGEAERLWGRDRHDLVGQPLEAVWHADWNAQVPATLRAALADRQTRRTELYDAVRDRYWELSVFPSRDGLSVYLRETTERRRAENAVQRLNRTLEQRVEERTAELQELHLSTQAFIYALARDLETPLRQIKSFARLLQNRPVNRDERSARYLENISALLDQLSTQVETLAAFSMARQEQLSLARVDLEVVVREVRKDLERETRGRRVVWNVADLPVLRADPILIQMVMRDLLDNALKFTRDREIAEITLSAEARPDGWTVRVGDNGIGFEPEQRHLLFAPLQRLHGRADLEGSGMGLAQVRRIVQLHGGRVGAENVPGQGALFWFFLPSGDEAAGAVTEAGH; the protein is encoded by the coding sequence ATGAACCCAACAGATCCCGCCGAACCCACCGTACTGGTGGTTGACGACAACGCGGCCGCGCGCTACGTCACCGTGCACGCCCTGACCCGCGCCGGTTACCGCGTGCTCGAGGCCGAGCGTGGCCAAGCCGCGCTCGAGCTGGCGACCCAGGACCCGGCGCTGATCGTGCTCGACGTCAACCTGCCCGATCTGGACGGCTTCGAGGTCTGCCGCCGCCTCAAAACCTCCACCCGCACCCGCCACATCCCGGTGCTGCAGGTTTCCGCAACGTATCCGAACCCGAGCAGCATGGTGCGCGGCCTCGAGGAAGGTGCCGACGGCTACCTCACCTATCCGGTCGATTCGGCCGTGCTGGTGGCCACCGTGCGCGCCCTGCTGCGCGCCCGTCAGGCCGAAGAGCGCACCACCGCCATCCTTGAGAGCATCGGGGACGCCTTTTTTGCGCTGGACGCCGAGCTGCGCCTGGAGTACCTGAACGGCGAGGCCGAGCGGCTGTGGGGCCGGGATCGCCACGACCTGGTGGGTCAGCCGCTCGAGGCCGTCTGGCACGCCGACTGGAACGCGCAGGTGCCAGCCACGCTGCGCGCGGCGCTGGCCGACCGCCAGACGCGCCGCACCGAGCTGTACGACGCCGTGCGCGACCGTTACTGGGAGCTGAGCGTTTTTCCCTCGCGCGACGGACTGTCGGTATACCTGCGTGAAACGACCGAGCGCCGCCGCGCCGAAAACGCGGTGCAGCGGCTTAACCGCACCCTCGAGCAGCGGGTGGAGGAACGCACCGCCGAGTTACAGGAACTCCACCTGAGCACGCAGGCCTTCATTTACGCGCTGGCACGCGACCTGGAAACGCCGCTGCGCCAGATCAAGTCGTTTGCGCGTCTGTTGCAGAACCGCCCGGTCAACCGGGACGAGCGCAGCGCGCGCTACCTCGAGAACATTTCGGCCCTGCTCGACCAGCTCAGCACGCAGGTCGAGACCCTGGCGGCCTTTTCGATGGCACGCCAGGAGCAGCTGAGCCTCGCCCGCGTGGACCTCGAGGTGGTGGTTCGCGAGGTACGCAAGGACCTCGAGCGGGAAACGCGCGGTCGCCGGGTGGTGTGGAACGTAGCAGACCTGCCGGTGCTGCGCGCCGACCCGATCCTGATTCAGATGGTGATGCGCGACCTGCTCGACAATGCCCTCAAGTTCACCCGGGACCGCGAGATAGCCGAGATCACCCTGAGCGCCGAGGCGCGGCCGGACGGCTGGACCGTGCGCGTGGGGGACAACGGAATCGGTTTCGAGCCCGAACAGCGTCACCTGCTGTTCGCGCCGCTGCAGCGTCTGCACGGGCGCGCGGACCTCGAGGGCAGCGGGATGGGGCTCGCCCAGGTGCGGCGCATCGTGCAACTGCACGGCGGGCGGGTCGGAGCCGAGAACGTTCCGGGACAGGGGGCGTTGTTCTGGTTCTTCCTGCCGTCCGGAGACGAAGCGGCCGGTGCCGTTACCGAGGCCGGGCACTGA
- a CDS encoding ATP-binding protein: MFSPLQINPEVELVFETPRHVPALHTDEGKVAQILRNYISNALKFTAQGQVLVQAAYDAVSDTVTFEVQDTGVGIAPEDQPRLFQEFEQLDHPLPQHTVGTGLGLSLAKRLAELLGGTVGVRSEPGVGSVFSVTLPRCTRADTTQDAPPPALCAPPPPPAAQPRTLLIIDNSETDRYLLRTQLRAQPWQILEADSGPRGLALIGEQRPDAVLLDLMMPGMTGFEVFSALRAEPATRDLPVIVVTSKILNDGELQRLEGVRAILPKSVSAAALIETLLRSFSRSPES, translated from the coding sequence ATGTTTTCCCCGCTGCAGATCAACCCGGAAGTCGAGCTGGTCTTCGAGACCCCCAGGCACGTTCCTGCGCTGCACACCGATGAGGGCAAGGTCGCGCAGATCCTGCGCAACTACATCTCCAACGCCTTGAAGTTCACGGCCCAAGGACAGGTGCTGGTTCAGGCCGCCTACGACGCCGTCAGCGACACGGTGACCTTCGAGGTCCAAGATACCGGCGTGGGCATCGCCCCCGAAGACCAGCCACGGCTGTTTCAGGAGTTCGAGCAGCTCGACCATCCGCTGCCGCAGCACACGGTCGGAACCGGCCTGGGACTCTCGCTGGCCAAACGGCTCGCCGAGCTGCTCGGCGGCACGGTCGGCGTGCGCAGCGAGCCCGGAGTGGGCTCGGTTTTCTCGGTCACGCTGCCGCGCTGCACCCGCGCCGACACGACCCAGGACGCACCGCCCCCCGCCCTCTGTGCCCCGCCGCCCCCGCCGGCTGCCCAGCCGCGCACCCTGTTGATCATCGACAACAGCGAAACCGACCGTTACCTGCTGCGGACCCAGCTGCGCGCTCAGCCCTGGCAGATCCTCGAGGCGGACAGCGGGCCGCGCGGCCTGGCCCTTATCGGCGAGCAGCGTCCGGACGCCGTGCTGCTCGACCTGATGATGCCGGGTATGACCGGGTTCGAGGTGTTTTCGGCCTTGCGCGCCGAACCCGCCACCCGCGATCTGCCGGTCATCGTCGTCACCTCCAAAATCCTGAACGACGGCGAACTGCAGCGGCTCGAGGGCGTGCGGGCCATCTTGCCCAAGTCGGTCTCTGCCGCCGCCCTGATCGAGACTCTGCTACGCTCCTTTTCGAGGTCCCCCGAGTCATGA
- a CDS encoding ATP-binding protein, with the protein MTRLLSVTLDSERRVVEARQRAKEIAERLGFGRLDQTRVATAVSELARNAFRYAGGGEVHYDLEGPALVIIVEDRGPGIGDLEAVLAGDYHSTTGMGVGLIGTRRLMDDFRIEARPGGGTRVRIARRLPRGVADEAALRREVQHLAPPDPVHEVQRQNQELLRTLGDLAVREQELLALNEELDATNRGIVALFSELEDKAERLRTADRLKSRFLWHMSHEFRSPLSSVLALSRMLMQGLDGELNAEQLRQVSLIHHAASGLLEMVNEPARHGQGRGREKRAAQHGVRGSAAVRHAAWHVFPAADQPGSRAGLRDPQARSCAAHR; encoded by the coding sequence GTGACCCGGCTGCTCAGTGTGACCCTGGACAGCGAACGGCGGGTGGTCGAGGCGCGCCAGCGGGCCAAGGAGATCGCCGAACGGCTGGGCTTTGGCCGCCTCGACCAGACCCGCGTTGCCACCGCCGTGTCCGAGTTGGCCCGCAACGCCTTCCGCTATGCCGGCGGCGGTGAGGTGCATTACGACCTCGAGGGCCCCGCGCTGGTCATCATCGTCGAGGACCGCGGCCCGGGCATCGGTGACCTCGAGGCGGTGCTCGCGGGCGACTACCACTCAACGACCGGGATGGGCGTTGGCCTGATCGGTACGCGTCGCCTGATGGACGACTTCCGCATCGAGGCGCGTCCGGGCGGAGGCACGCGCGTGCGCATCGCGCGGCGTCTGCCGCGTGGGGTGGCCGACGAGGCGGCGCTGCGGCGCGAGGTGCAGCATCTGGCACCGCCCGACCCGGTGCATGAGGTGCAGCGCCAGAACCAGGAACTGCTGCGCACGCTGGGGGACCTGGCGGTGCGCGAACAGGAACTGCTGGCCCTGAACGAGGAGCTCGACGCTACCAACCGCGGCATCGTGGCGCTGTTCAGCGAACTCGAGGACAAGGCCGAGCGCCTGCGCACCGCCGATCGCCTCAAGAGCCGCTTCCTGTGGCACATGAGCCACGAGTTCCGTTCGCCGCTGAGCTCGGTGCTGGCCTTATCCCGCATGCTGATGCAGGGCCTCGATGGGGAACTGAACGCCGAGCAGCTCAGGCAGGTCAGCCTGATTCACCACGCCGCTTCGGGGCTGCTCGAGATGGTCAACGAACCTGCTCGACATGGCCAGGGTCGAGGCCGGGAAAAGCGCGCTGCGCAGCACGGTGTTCGAGGTAGCGCAGCTGTTCGGCACGCTGCGTGGCATGTTTTCCCCGCTGCAGATCAACCCGGAAGTCGAGCTGGTCTTCGAGACCCCCAGGCACGTTCCTGCGCTGCACACCGATGA
- a CDS encoding SpoIIE family protein phosphatase has product MTELSQVWAVQESSEVGAARRAAAALAQRCGFETVPAGQLAIVVTELASNLVKHGGGGTLIARTLRLEGKVGIEVLSLDQGPGISEIARVLQDGYSTAGTAGNGLGAVRRLSSDFDLYSRPAGGTAVLATVWNGSPPPPAWDVGAVALPYPGLEVSGDSWAVREYLQGAWMMVVDGLGHGLAAHAAAESAERAFAGLVSRDPASGMMALHRLLRATRGAVAALAEVDLQAGRVRLAGVGNIHTVMVRPDGQRIFPNQNGTLGQQVPEPREFALPWPQGSALIMHSDGLRGSWNLARYPGLLHRRAALIAGVLYRDFVRGRDDATVVVLKEGGAR; this is encoded by the coding sequence GTGACCGAACTCTCGCAGGTATGGGCGGTGCAGGAGAGCAGCGAGGTGGGCGCGGCCCGGCGGGCAGCCGCAGCCCTCGCACAGCGCTGCGGCTTCGAGACGGTTCCGGCAGGCCAGCTGGCCATCGTGGTCACCGAACTCGCCAGCAATCTGGTCAAGCATGGCGGTGGCGGCACGCTGATTGCCCGCACGCTGCGCCTCGAGGGGAAAGTGGGCATCGAGGTGCTGTCGCTGGACCAGGGACCGGGCATCTCCGAGATCGCGCGCGTGCTGCAAGACGGTTACTCCACGGCCGGGACGGCCGGGAACGGCTTGGGCGCGGTGCGGCGGCTCTCGTCGGACTTCGACCTCTACTCGCGGCCTGCGGGCGGAACCGCCGTGCTGGCCACGGTGTGGAACGGCAGTCCGCCGCCGCCCGCATGGGACGTGGGCGCCGTGGCGTTGCCTTATCCGGGCCTCGAGGTGAGCGGGGACAGTTGGGCGGTACGGGAATACCTGCAGGGTGCCTGGATGATGGTGGTAGACGGTCTGGGGCACGGACTGGCCGCACACGCCGCCGCCGAGAGTGCCGAGCGCGCTTTCGCCGGTCTGGTGTCGCGCGACCCGGCGAGCGGGATGATGGCCCTGCACCGTCTGCTGCGCGCTACGCGCGGAGCGGTGGCCGCGCTCGCCGAGGTGGACTTGCAGGCGGGCCGCGTCCGCCTGGCGGGGGTCGGTAACATTCACACGGTGATGGTGCGCCCGGACGGACAGCGGATCTTTCCCAACCAGAACGGCACGCTGGGACAACAGGTGCCCGAACCGCGCGAATTCGCGCTGCCGTGGCCGCAGGGCAGTGCCCTGATCATGCACTCCGACGGCCTGCGCGGCTCCTGGAACCTGGCGCGTTATCCGGGTCTGCTGCACCGCCGCGCGGCTCTGATCGCCGGTGTGCTGTACCGTGATTTCGTGCGGGGGCGGGACGACGCCACCGTGGTGGTTCTCAAGGAAGGAGGAGCCCGGTGA
- a CDS encoding ATP-binding protein, whose translation MQVQKRDTLTIRAEEDVVRLRQTVRRWAIELGFGLVDQTKLVTVASELARNTLIHGGGGTGTLEVVVSAALRQGLRLIFEDRGPGIPDVTLAFTDGYSSGSGLGLGLGGSRRLMNDLEVHTVPGQGTRVTAVKWK comes from the coding sequence ATGCAGGTGCAGAAACGGGACACCCTGACCATCCGCGCCGAGGAGGACGTGGTGCGCCTGCGCCAGACCGTGCGGCGCTGGGCAATCGAGCTGGGCTTCGGGCTGGTCGACCAGACCAAACTGGTTACCGTGGCCAGCGAACTGGCGCGCAACACCCTTATTCATGGCGGCGGCGGCACCGGGACCCTCGAGGTGGTCGTTTCCGCAGCGCTGAGGCAGGGGCTGCGCCTGATCTTCGAGGACCGGGGGCCGGGCATTCCGGATGTGACGCTGGCCTTCACCGACGGTTACTCGAGCGGCAGCGGCCTGGGGCTGGGCCTGGGCGGCTCGAGGCGCCTGATGAACGATCTGGAGGTGCACACCGTACCCGGCCAGGGCACGCGGGTGACGGCGGTGAAGTGGAAATGA
- a CDS encoding STAS domain-containing protein yields MDRIPILKMGEFLLVTIQVDMHDRLALSLQEELADAIVRHRSRGVLIDISALGMVDSFIGRVLGNVAAITRILAAETVVVGMQPAVAITLVELGVSWQNVRTALNVEKGMRLLRASLSDAPRTLAQDG; encoded by the coding sequence GTGGATCGAATTCCGATCCTCAAGATGGGCGAGTTCCTGCTGGTCACCATTCAGGTGGACATGCACGACCGTCTGGCCCTCAGCCTGCAAGAAGAGCTGGCCGACGCCATCGTCCGCCACCGCTCGCGCGGCGTGCTGATCGACATCAGCGCCCTGGGGATGGTCGACTCGTTCATCGGGCGGGTGCTGGGCAACGTGGCCGCCATCACGCGCATCCTGGCGGCCGAGACGGTGGTGGTCGGCATGCAGCCCGCCGTGGCCATCACCCTGGTGGAGCTGGGTGTGTCGTGGCAGAATGTCCGCACCGCCCTGAACGTCGAGAAAGGAATGCGGCTGCTGCGCGCCAGCCTGTCCGATGCGCCCAGAACCCTCGCGCAGGACGGGTAG
- a CDS encoding STAS domain-containing protein, translated as MSFTEVTHRQLSELIVSQQPQLLERWVAAQLSAPTLRPDLISEQELRQQSEEFLDLLTGALQHSGNLHAPAWAGVREQLGRVSRERALRGFTFSEVATFVFSFKQPLFDALQQRWGQDPEVLASVVWSASTLIDALGLQTVEIYQNTREAVIERQRQEMLELSTPVVTLWDEILALPLIGTLDSERTQIVMEALLQRIVEEGASIAIIDITGVPTVDTLVAQHLIKTVAAARLMGADCIISGIRPQIAQTIVHLGINLSDVTTKASLADAFAAALARTGMAVTRIVARG; from the coding sequence ATGTCGTTTACTGAGGTTACACACCGCCAGCTGAGCGAACTGATCGTTTCACAACAACCGCAGCTCCTCGAGCGCTGGGTCGCTGCGCAGCTGTCCGCTCCCACCTTGCGCCCCGACCTGATCTCGGAACAGGAGCTGCGCCAGCAGTCCGAGGAGTTTCTGGATCTGCTGACCGGGGCGCTGCAACACAGCGGCAACCTGCATGCTCCCGCCTGGGCCGGGGTGCGCGAGCAGCTGGGCCGGGTCTCGCGCGAGCGGGCGCTGCGGGGTTTTACCTTCAGCGAGGTGGCGACCTTCGTCTTCTCGTTCAAGCAGCCGCTGTTCGATGCGCTGCAGCAGCGCTGGGGGCAAGACCCCGAGGTGCTGGCGTCGGTGGTCTGGAGTGCCAGCACCCTGATCGACGCGCTGGGGCTGCAGACGGTCGAGATTTACCAGAACACCCGGGAGGCCGTGATCGAGCGACAGCGTCAGGAGATGCTCGAGCTGTCCACCCCGGTGGTCACGCTGTGGGACGAAATTCTGGCCCTGCCCCTGATCGGTACCCTGGACAGCGAGCGCACCCAGATCGTGATGGAAGCGCTGCTGCAGCGCATCGTGGAGGAAGGGGCCAGCATCGCCATCATCGACATCACCGGCGTTCCCACCGTGGACACCCTAGTCGCCCAGCACCTGATCAAGACCGTGGCCGCCGCACGTCTGATGGGTGCGGACTGCATCATCAGCGGCATCCGCCCGCAGATCGCCCAGACCATCGTGCACCTGGGCATCAACCTGAGCGATGTGACCACCAAGGCGAGCCTGGCAGACGCTTTCGCGGCCGCGCTGGCGCGCACCGGCATGGCGGTGACGCGCATCGTGGCCAGAGGATGA
- a CDS encoding TlpA family protein disulfide reductase yields MWPSAEDYVWGEMLPAPERWDRPGVVMFFNVECAGCVSRGIPFLKRLTREYAGRLHVLAVHTARGHRRLPRADVEPTVRHFAERFAKLPFPVTLDLEGELAEYWGTEGTPHWLVFGAGGELLRSLYGSQENAQTRLEYLLAEQLGAADA; encoded by the coding sequence ATGTGGCCTTCAGCCGAGGATTACGTGTGGGGTGAGATGCTGCCCGCGCCGGAACGTTGGGACCGCCCCGGCGTGGTGATGTTCTTCAACGTGGAGTGCGCCGGGTGCGTCTCGAGGGGGATTCCGTTCCTCAAGCGCCTGACCCGCGAGTACGCGGGCCGCCTGCACGTGCTGGCCGTGCATACCGCCCGGGGGCACCGCCGGCTGCCGCGTGCAGACGTGGAGCCCACCGTGCGGCACTTCGCCGAGCGTTTCGCGAAGCTGCCGTTTCCGGTGACGCTGGACCTCGAGGGGGAGCTGGCCGAGTACTGGGGCACCGAGGGCACCCCGCACTGGCTGGTTTTCGGTGCGGGCGGCGAACTGCTGCGCTCGCTGTACGGTTCGCAGGAAAACGCCCAGACCCGCCTCGAGTACCTGCTGGCCGAGCAGTTGGGCGCAGCGGACGCGTAG
- a CDS encoding DNA-3-methyladenine glycosylase 2 family protein, with amino-acid sequence MALSRETMLARMLASDATCDGRFITGVLSTGIYCLPSCRARKPRPENVRFFDGPADARAAGLRPCKRCRPDDFYAGRDDGEVLIERLAERVRRQPGTFRDVGALAAAAEVSARKLHELFRHHYHTTPAEFLARSRVAAAHGALLGETRSIAEIAFEVGFESLSAFGENFRRHSAMTAQAYRRLGDPDGFELTLPDDYPLTSVLRYLGRDPHSLSECVRGHRYRVALRLRTLTVTAHLQFLPGRVRCRLEAARPPGPADLLEVHGRLLKLLGLQHSPRHFEAQLSGDPALADLLTGQRGLRMLLVPDLWDALVWAIAGQQVTVTFACTLRRRLTERWGERQPSGLYAPPAPQALARLEGADLLPLGFTRARADYLLVAARAVTDNSLPLEDLAVRSATRIERTLRAVRGIGPWSSHYLMMRGYGLLDCVPLGDTGLLEGLRRFFALTERPSRAETLRLMDRFSPYRSLATFHLWHRQGLNA; translated from the coding sequence ATGGCCCTCTCCCGCGAAACGATGCTCGCCCGGATGCTGGCGTCCGACGCCACCTGCGACGGACGGTTCATCACCGGCGTCCTGAGCACCGGGATCTACTGCCTGCCCTCGTGCCGCGCCCGCAAGCCCCGGCCCGAGAACGTGCGCTTCTTTGACGGGCCTGCAGACGCGCGGGCTGCGGGCCTGCGGCCCTGCAAGCGCTGCCGTCCGGATGATTTTTACGCGGGACGCGATGACGGCGAAGTCCTGATCGAGCGCCTCGCAGAGAGGGTGCGCCGCCAGCCGGGAACGTTTCGCGACGTCGGGGCCCTGGCGGCAGCAGCGGAGGTGAGCGCGCGCAAGCTGCACGAGCTGTTCCGCCACCACTACCACACCACCCCGGCTGAGTTCCTGGCGCGCAGCCGGGTTGCGGCGGCGCATGGGGCACTGCTCGGAGAAACGCGCTCCATTGCCGAGATCGCCTTTGAGGTCGGTTTCGAAAGCCTCTCGGCCTTCGGAGAGAACTTCCGCAGGCACAGCGCCATGACCGCGCAGGCCTACCGCCGCCTGGGCGACCCGGACGGGTTTGAGCTCACGCTGCCCGACGACTACCCGCTCACGTCGGTCCTGCGCTACCTGGGGCGCGACCCGCACAGCCTCAGCGAGTGCGTCAGAGGGCACCGTTACCGCGTTGCGCTGCGCCTGCGGACCCTCACCGTTACCGCGCACCTGCAATTTTTGCCGGGCCGCGTGCGCTGCCGTCTCGAGGCTGCCCGCCCGCCGGGTCCGGCCGACCTGCTCGAGGTGCACGGGCGGCTGCTGAAACTGCTCGGCTTGCAGCACAGCCCGCGGCACTTCGAGGCGCAGCTGTCCGGCGACCCGGCACTGGCCGACCTGCTCACCGGACAGCGGGGTCTGCGTATGCTGCTCGTTCCCGACCTGTGGGACGCCCTGGTATGGGCCATTGCGGGGCAGCAGGTCACCGTGACCTTCGCCTGCACCCTGCGCCGCCGCCTTACCGAACGCTGGGGCGAACGGCAGCCGAGCGGTTTGTACGCGCCGCCTGCTCCGCAGGCCCTGGCCCGCCTCGAGGGAGCAGACCTGCTGCCGTTGGGCTTCACCCGCGCCAGGGCCGATTACCTGCTTGTAGCGGCCCGCGCGGTCACGGACAACAGCCTGCCCCTCGAGGACCTGGCGGTCCGGTCGGCCACCCGCATCGAGCGCACCCTGCGGGCGGTGCGCGGCATCGGCCCGTGGTCCTCGCACTACCTGATGATGCGCGGCTACGGCCTGCTCGACTGCGTACCCCTGGGGGACACCGGACTCCTCGAGGGCCTGCGGCGCTTCTTCGCCCTGACCGAGCGACCGTCGCGCGCCGAGACCCTGCGCCTGATGGACCGCTTCAGCCCCTACCGCAGCCTGGCGACCTTTCACCTGTGGCACCGCCAGGGCCTGAATGCCTGA
- a CDS encoding methylated-DNA--[protein]-cysteine S-methyltransferase, with protein sequence MTELLTDLVPSPVGRILIAVEEGRLVLVDFEGNDARIARLLRRRYGQWTFRPAPDPAGFSARFRAYLEGDLHALADLPVSTGGTAFQQTVWQTLRSIPAGQTVSYGELARRLGRPGAFRAVGAANGLNPISIALPCHRVIGADRSLTGFGGGLNRKAWLLQHERNASGQAEPSPDGDQPTLFGL encoded by the coding sequence ATGACCGAACTGCTCACCGACCTGGTTCCCTCGCCCGTAGGCCGCATCCTGATCGCTGTCGAGGAGGGCCGGCTTGTCCTGGTGGACTTCGAGGGCAACGACGCCCGCATCGCCAGACTGCTGCGCCGCCGCTACGGCCAGTGGACCTTCCGGCCCGCTCCCGACCCCGCAGGGTTCAGCGCTCGCTTCCGCGCCTACCTCGAGGGGGACCTGCACGCCCTCGCGGACCTGCCGGTCAGCACCGGGGGCACCGCCTTCCAGCAGACGGTGTGGCAGACGCTGCGCAGCATCCCGGCGGGCCAGACCGTTTCGTACGGCGAACTCGCCCGCCGGCTGGGGCGCCCCGGAGCTTTCCGGGCGGTAGGAGCGGCCAACGGGCTCAACCCCATCTCCATCGCGCTGCCCTGCCACCGGGTCATCGGGGCGGATCGCAGCCTGACCGGTTTCGGGGGCGGCCTGAACCGCAAGGCGTGGCTGTTGCAGCACGAGCGGAACGCGAGCGGGCAGGCCGAACCGTCGCCGGACGGCGATCAGCCGACTCTGTTCGGCCTGTAG
- the aceA gene encoding isocitrate lyase: MTFAEIIERTWKTDPRWEGIERNYSSQDVVNLRGSVIVEHTLAKMGAERLWRLLHEEDYVHALGALTGNQAVQQVRAGLKAIYLSGWQVAADANNAGQMYPDQSLYPASSVPDVVRRINNALRRADQIAHAEGQDDIYWFAPIVADAEAGFGGPLNAFELMKAMIEAGAAGVHFEDQLASEKKCGHLGGKVLVPTSHFVRTLNAARLAADVMGVPTLLIARTDADAATLLTSDVDEYDRAFITGERTAEGFFKVRSGLEAAIHRALAYAPYADLVWCETSKPDLEQARRFAEAVHARFPGKLLAYNCSPSFNWKRHLDDATIARFQRELGAMGYRFQFITLAGFHSLNHSMFHLARGYAERGMSAYVELQQAEFADEAIGYTATKHQREVGTGYFDAVSLAISGGQSSTTAMRGSTESEQFAASHD; encoded by the coding sequence ATGACGTTTGCCGAGATCATCGAACGCACCTGGAAGACCGATCCCCGCTGGGAAGGCATTGAGCGCAACTACAGCTCGCAGGACGTGGTGAACCTGCGCGGCAGCGTGATCGTCGAGCACACCCTGGCCAAAATGGGTGCCGAACGCCTGTGGCGACTGCTGCACGAAGAGGACTACGTGCACGCCCTGGGGGCCCTGACCGGAAACCAGGCGGTGCAGCAGGTGCGCGCGGGCCTCAAGGCCATCTACCTCTCGGGCTGGCAGGTCGCGGCGGACGCCAACAACGCCGGGCAGATGTACCCGGACCAGAGCCTGTACCCCGCCTCGAGCGTGCCCGACGTGGTGCGCCGCATCAACAACGCGCTGCGGCGCGCCGACCAGATCGCGCACGCCGAGGGGCAAGACGACATCTACTGGTTCGCGCCGATCGTGGCCGACGCCGAGGCCGGATTCGGCGGGCCGCTCAACGCCTTCGAGCTGATGAAGGCCATGATCGAGGCCGGAGCGGCCGGCGTGCACTTCGAGGACCAGCTCGCCTCCGAGAAGAAGTGCGGACACCTGGGCGGCAAGGTGCTGGTACCCACCTCGCACTTCGTGCGCACCCTGAACGCCGCGCGCCTCGCCGCCGACGTGATGGGCGTCCCGACCCTGCTGATCGCGCGCACCGACGCCGACGCCGCCACCTTGCTGACCTCGGACGTGGACGAGTACGACCGCGCGTTCATCACCGGGGAGCGCACCGCCGAAGGCTTCTTCAAGGTGCGCAGCGGCCTCGAGGCGGCCATTCACCGCGCGCTGGCCTACGCGCCCTACGCCGACTTGGTGTGGTGCGAAACCTCCAAGCCCGACCTCGAGCAGGCGCGGCGCTTCGCCGAGGCGGTGCACGCGCGCTTCCCGGGCAAACTGCTCGCCTACAACTGCTCGCCGTCGTTCAACTGGAAACGCCACCTCGACGACGCGACCATCGCGCGCTTCCAGCGCGAACTGGGAGCCATGGGCTACCGCTTCCAGTTCATCACCCTGGCGGGCTTCCACAGCCTCAACCACTCGATGTTCCACCTCGCCAGGGGCTACGCCGAGCGCGGCATGAGCGCTTACGTGGAGCTGCAGCAGGCCGAATTCGCCGATGAGGCCATCGGCTACACCGCCACCAAGCACCAGCGCGAGGTGGGTACGGGCTACTTCGACGCGGTCAGCCTCGCGATCTCCGGCGGGCAGAGCAGCACCACCGCCATGCGCGGATCAACCGAAAGCGAGCAGTTCGCGGCCTCGCACGATTGA